A window of the Lolium perenne isolate Kyuss_39 chromosome 7, Kyuss_2.0, whole genome shotgun sequence genome harbors these coding sequences:
- the LOC127311865 gene encoding uncharacterized protein, protein MAPMTMMMASPAAFGRGGHVRSASVPSQRHPLLTHVDDQLRALRSWTSDPGQNPLALAHVRALLCVLDELTPLMPLSSSSRLLDAFLALADAYGSFLAALLALRQHAADLRAAVRRRDPAKLASAARAQRRAAKELTGLATAVARCSPIHAAAGFSSELEVARTVAQAVSDTAAASASVFHQVAFLADAAAATALAVSSSSSSKKRTKHAAGEEMHKDVAVARLQELEQCVGELESESEKVFRSLLHTRVSLLNIHTPTI, encoded by the coding sequence ATGGcgccgatgacgatgatgatggcgAGCCCGGCTGCCTTCGGTCGGGGCGGGCACGTTCGGTCGGCGAGCGTGCCGAGCCAGAGGCACCCGCTGCTGACGCACGTCGACGACCAGCTCCGCGCGCTCCGGTCGTGGACCTCCGACCCGGGCCAGAACCCGCTGGCGCTCGCCCACGTCAGGGCGCTCCTGTGCGTCCTCGACGAGCTCACGCCGCTCATgccgctctcctcctcctcccgcctccTCGACGCCTTTCTCGCCCTAGCCGACGCCTACGGCTCCTTCCTCGCCGCCCTCCTCGCGCTCCGCCAGCACGCCGCCGACCTCCGCGCCGCAGTGCGCCGCCGCGACCCGGCTAAGCTCGCCTCTGCGGCGCGTGCGCAGCGCCGGGCTGCAAAGGAGCTAACCGGCCTCGCCACCGCCGTAGCTCGTTGTTCGCCCATCCACGCCGCTGCTGGGTTCTCGTCCGAGCTTGAGGTGGCGCGGACGGTGGCCCAAGCCGTCAGCGACACCGCTGCCGCGTCGGCGTCTGTCTTCCACCAGGTCGCCTTCCTCGCGGACGCCGCCGCAGCCACGGCGCTGgcagtgtcctcctcctcctcgtccaagAAGCGCACCAAGCATGCTGCCGGCGAGGAAATGCACAAGGACGTCGCGGTGGCGAGGCTGCAGGAGCTGGAGCAGTGCGTGGGCGagctggagagcgagagcgagaaGGTGTTCAGGAGCCTCCTGCACACTAGAGTCTCTCTGCTCAACATCCACACGCCAACAATTTAA